The Microplitis mediator isolate UGA2020A chromosome 8, iyMicMedi2.1, whole genome shotgun sequence genome has a window encoding:
- the LOC130673869 gene encoding uncharacterized protein LOC130673869, protein MTVGKQNIINPPLVSSDKIILPPLHIKLGLMKQYVKALDKTSPCFVYLSRKFPGLSNEKLKAGIFDGPQIRLLMKDNDFIHSMNNLEAAAWKSFVVVVKNFLGNQKAENYKELVQNLLISFKNLGCNVSIKVHYLNNHLDKFPENLGAYSEEQGERFHQDLKVMEDRYQGRWDEHMMADYCWSITRECPEDIHQRKSKKRSF, encoded by the coding sequence ATGACGGTTGgcaaacaaaatattataaacccGCCTTTAGTTTCTAGTGATAAGATTATTTTGCCTCCATTGCACATCAAGTTGGGACTTATGAAGCAATATGTTAAGGCATTAGATAAAACTAGTCCGTGTTTTGTATATCTTTCAAGAAAGTTTCCTGGTTTAAGTAATGAAAAACTAAAAGCTGGTATTTTTGATGGCCCACAGATAAGACTTTTAATGAAAGACAACGATTTCATACattcaatgaataatttaGAAGCAGCGGCTTGGAAAtcttttgttgttgttgtaaaaaatttcttaggaaATCAGAAGGCCGAAAATTACAAAGAGTTAGTTCAAAACCTCTTAATTAGCTTTAAAAATCTTGGATGTAATGTGAGCATAAAAGTACACTATCTGAACAATCATTTAGACAAGTTTCCTGAAAATCTTGGAGCGTATAGCGAAGAACAAGGAGAACGTTTTCATCAAGATTTAAAGGTGATGGAAGATAGATACCAAGGTCGCTGGGATGAGCATATGATGGCAGATTACTGTTGGAGTATTACACGGGAATGTCCTGAAGACATCCATCAgagaaaatctaaaaaaagaaGCTTCTAa